Genomic segment of Dehalogenimonas alkenigignens:
TCGGTATTCAACCCGAGGTGCATTAAAAAACCCAACAGAAAGCTGCCCAGGAGATTGACCGCCAGCGTACCCCAGGCAAAGCTCTGTCCTAGGGCGGCATGGACGGCGCCGGACACGGCGTATCGGGATAAAGAGCCCAGAGCCCCGGCCGCGGCGATCAGCAGAATAGTAGTCACGGCGCTATTTTAAGAGGAGAAGTAAAAGAATACAAAAAACACGGAGCCTTGCTAAAGGGCTCCGTGTTTGATTCAATTGTCTGGCGGCTTTTAGTAGGCGCTTTTGGACTTGGCGAAACAATCGCTGCAGTAAACAGGGCGGCCGTTGCGCGGTTCGAAGGGGACCTGGGTCTCGCGGCCGCACGCGGCGCAGACAGCGGGGAACATCTGGCGGGGACCGCCGGCGGAAGCGCCGCCGCCACCACCGCGGGTCTGTTTCCGGGTTTGGCGGCAGGAAGGGCAGCGTTTGGGCTCGTTGGTGAAGCCCTTGGAGGCGAAGAACTCCTGCTCGGAAGCGCTGAAGGTGAAATCAGCGCCGCAGTCTGCGCATTGGATGATTTTGTCCTGGGCCATGGGATGACACTCGCTCCTTTTTTTATTATACTTTGGTTTACGGTTAGGTCATCCGGACCTCGGGACAAACCTGGGTTGGGATACCAACTTTCAACCGCACTAGAGTATGCCATTACCCTGTCGACGCTGTCAACTTGTTATCAGGATTATCCGAACGCAATTCCTGAACTCCCGCCCTTATCGGCGATTGCACCAGCCTGGGGAGTAATGATGAAATCGGGACGTTATTCAAGGTATCGGGTGTATTAGGTGAATAATTTTAAACGATTGCCTCAGGCTGTTTTGCTGCTGGGTCCTACCGGCTCCGGAAAGACGCCGCTCGGCGAGGCGCTGGAGAAAAGCGGGTTTCGCGGCAGGCGATGTCGCCATTTTGATTTTGGTGCCAGCCTGCGTAGCTGCGCGGCGGGGCTCGGTCCTGAATTCACTCCCGCCGAGCTCCAGGTAGTACGAGAGTCACTGGCTACGGGCGTGCTGTTAAAAGACCAACAATTCCCGATCGCCGCAAAGATTCTGAACGAGTTCATTTCCAGAACAGATAGGGACAGTCTCATCATCCTGAATGGCTTGCCGCGGCATACCGGTCAGGCGGCGGCGCTGAACAGCCTGGTTGAAATGGCTGGGGTAATTGTCCTGGAATGTGACGCCGCAACGGTGATGAGGCGAATTGCAAGCGATACAGGGGGTGATCGGGGCGGTCGCAGTGATGACGGCGCTTCCATGGTAGCTAGAAAACTGACGATATATGAGCAGCAGACGACGCCCCTGATAGAATATTACCGGAGCCTCGGGGTACCGCTTCTATTGGTGGCTGTCGGCAAGAACGACGGCGCCGAAACATTAAGGCTTGCCGCTGAAGCGGCTCACGAAGTCATTTGACCGGTCTTGGACAATTTCTCCGCCGGTATTAGAACTCCATAAATCCTTGACTAACAATGTCCATAATAATATACTTATGCCGTTTTTCGGGTTAAAAGCATTTGATTAAGGAGATAACTTGATGCCGGAATTACTGACTGTGCGTGAAGTTGCGGATTACCTTAGGGTGACCCAGAAGACGGTCTACAGACTGCTGCAGCAGGGATCGATTCCGGCGCTCAAGGTGAGCCACAGCTGGCGGTTCGACAAAGCCGCCATTGACGAATGGCTGCGCTCGACAGCGGTCGGTGCCAAAGCCACTATACTTGTCGTCGACGACGACCAGACAATCCGTGACCTGTTCCGGGATATCCTCGAAGACGCCGGTCATCGTGTCATCACTGCGGGTTCAGGCGCTGAGGCGCTGGAATATATTAAAGCCAAGGATTTCGCCCTGGTCTTCCTTGATCTCAAGATGCCGGGTATGAGCGGCGCTGACGTCCTGCGTAAGATCCGCGCGTTAGATCCGGATTTGCCGGTGACCATCATCACCGGATTCCCTGATTCCGAATCAATGGCTCAGGCGCTGTCGCAGGGTCCGTTTGGCGTAATGAACAAGCCTTTCGGAGAGGCTGATGTTCTTAACGCGGTGAAAAGCTTCATCCGCATCGGCCGAAGC
This window contains:
- a CDS encoding adenylate kinase family protein yields the protein MNNFKRLPQAVLLLGPTGSGKTPLGEALEKSGFRGRRCRHFDFGASLRSCAAGLGPEFTPAELQVVRESLATGVLLKDQQFPIAAKILNEFISRTDRDSLIILNGLPRHTGQAAALNSLVEMAGVIVLECDAATVMRRIASDTGGDRGGRSDDGASMVARKLTIYEQQTTPLIEYYRSLGVPLLLVAVGKNDGAETLRLAAEAAHEVI
- a CDS encoding response regulator, with amino-acid sequence MPELLTVREVADYLRVTQKTVYRLLQQGSIPALKVSHSWRFDKAAIDEWLRSTAVGAKATILVVDDDQTIRDLFRDILEDAGHRVITAGSGAEALEYIKAKDFALVFLDLKMPGMSGADVLRKIRALDPDLPVTIITGFPDSESMAQALSQGPFGVMNKPFGEADVLNAVKSFIRIGRS
- a CDS encoding zinc-ribbon domain containing protein; the encoded protein is MAQDKIIQCADCGADFTFSASEQEFFASKGFTNEPKRCPSCRQTRKQTRGGGGGASAGGPRQMFPAVCAACGRETQVPFEPRNGRPVYCSDCFAKSKSAY